Below is a window of Leucobacter chromiiresistens DNA.
TGCTCCAGCCGATCGGCAGGCCGTACGCGCCGCTCGCCACCGCGCCGGTGACGACGGTGAGGGGCATCATGTTGAGGCCGACCCAGATGGCGAACAGCGACCAGTTGGTGCCGGTGCGCTCGTTCTCGGGGATCGGCATGATGTGCTGCTGTTCGAAGCGCACGAACGTCTGGGTGACGACGGGGGGTTCTTGCGACATGGTTCTCTCTCCTTCGAGTGCTCATCGCGTGCGCATGCTTCCGGGCAGCGCGGGATCGCCCCGCGCGATGCGTGCGAGGCGACGCGGGCGGCTCGCCCCGTGCGTCCTCGGTGACGCACGCGTGAGCCGCCCGAAGAGGCGGCGGGGCTTACAGCCCCGCGCGATCCGATGCGAGGGTGAACGCCCGGTCGAGCAGCGATGCGAGCTCGTCGATGTCGTCGCGCGTCATCACGAGCGGCGGCGACACCTGCACGAGCGGGTTGCCCTCCGCGTCGATGGCGACGCGGCACAGCAGGCCAACCTCGGCGAGCGCCGGGTTCAGGTGCCCGCTCACGAAGTCCGCGGCGGGGAGCGCCTCCGCGCTCCACCGCTTCGCGGCGTGGTCGGTGACGAGCTCGAAGCTGCGGTGGAAGCCGTCGCCGCGCAGGTCGCCGACGATCCCGGCGTGCTTCTCCGCGAGTTCGCCGAGCTTCTCCCCGAGGTAGGGGCTGAGGGCGGCGACGTTCTCGACCACCCCTTCGCGCTCCATGATCTCGAGGTTCTTCAGCGCCGCGGCGCACGCGACCGGGTGGCCGCCGTAGGTGAGGGCGTGGTTGAACATGCCGACGGGCCCGTCGAGCACGGTCTCGATGATCCGGTCGCTCGCGATCACGCCGCCGAGCGGCATGTAGGCCGAGGCGATGCCCTTGGCGAACGTGATCATGTCGGGCTGGAAGCCGTAGTGGGCCGACCCGAACCACGATCCGAGACGACCGTACCCGGTGATCACCTCGTCGGCGATGAGCAGGATGCCGTGGGTGTCGCAGAGGCGGCGCACCCCCGCGAAGTACTCGGGCGTCGGCGGGGTGAGGCTGCCGCCGGCGTTCTGCAGCGGCTCCATGATGATCGCGGCGATCGTGTCGGCGCCCTCCTGCACGATCAGCGATTCGAGCTCGGCGAGCAGGAACGCGGTGGTCTGCTCCGCCGTCTCGCCTTCGGGCCGGCGGTAGCGCTTCGTGTTGTGCGTGTGGCGCACCCCGTTCATGAGCGGCTCGAACATCTTGCGCACGTCGGTCATGCCGTTGAGCGACATCGCCCCGAAGCTCGTGCCGTGGTAGGCGACGCGTCGGGCGATGAACTTGTAGCGCGCGTGGTCGCCGCGGGTGATGTGGTACTGCCGGGCGAGCTTGATCGCGGCCTCGTTCGACTCGCCGCCGCCCGATGCGAAGAACACGCGGTTCAGGTCTCCGGGCGCGAGCTCGGCGATCTTCTGGGCGAGCAGGGCGGCCGGCGGGTGGGTGACGCTCCAGGTGGTCTGGTAGGGCAGCGCCGCGAGCTGCTCGCGCACCGCGTCGCCGACCTCGGCGCCGTGGGTGTAGCCGAGCTGCACGCAGAAGAGGCCGGCGAGCCCGTCGAAGAAGCGCCGTCCGCTCTCGTCGAAGACGGAGCAGTGCTCGCCGCGCACGAAGACCGGCAGCTCGTCGTCGCGGTACTTGCCGGCGGGGGTGAAGTTCATCACGAGGTGCCGCTTCGCGATCTCGGCGATGCCGCTCGGCACCTCGCTCTCGGGTGCGCGCTCTGCGATGGTCTCGGGCTGCAGCGTCATGTTCTCTGGTCCTTTCAGTCGGCGGTGACTGGGCGGTGAGGGAGGGAAAGCCGGGTCGGATCCCAGTGTCCCAGCGCCCGCTCGATCGGTAAAATAGTCTTTCGAGGTGTTCGCCATCACCTGAAGTGATGGAGGTGCGGGGCGGCGGTCGCCGGCGGGCTCACCCCCACTGCAGCCACGTCGTCTTGTAGTCGGTGTAGTTCTCGAGCGCGTGCACCGACAGGTCTCGCCCGAATCCCGACTGCTTGAAGCCGCCGAACGGCGTGGTGAAGCCGAGCGCGTCCACCGTGTTCACCGAGACGGTGCCGGCCACCAGCCGCTGCGAGACGCGGTGCGCCCGCGAGAGGCTGCCCGTCCACAGCGACGCGGCGAGGCCGTACGGCGTCTCGTTCGCGCGCGCGATCGCCTCCTCCTCCGTGTCGAACGGGGCCACGACGGCCACTGGGCCGAAGATCTCGCGGGTGTGCAGCTCGTGGTCGGCCGGTACGTCGGTCACGATCGTCGGCTCGATGAAGGCGCGGGAACCGTTGATCTCGGGCCGGGCGCCGCCCGCGGCGATCCTGCCGTCGCGCCGCGCCCGCTCGATCGTCGCCCACACCTCATCGGCGTGCCGTTCGGAGACGAGCGCGCCGATGCCCGACGCGGGGTCGAGGGGATCGCCGGGCGCGTAGGCCCGCGCCGCCTCCGCGTAGAGCGCGAGGAACTCCTCGTACACCTCGCGCTCGACGAAGATGCGCGAGTTGGCCGAGCACACCTCGCCCTGGTTGTAGAAGCTGCCGAAGGCCGCCTTCTCGGCGGCGGCTCGCAGGTCGTCGCAGTCGGCGAAGATCAGGTTCGCGCTCTTGCCGCCCGCTTCGAGGGCGAGCCGCTTCAGGTTCGACTGCCCCGCGTACTGCTGCAGCTGCTTCGCGACCTCGGTCGATCCGGTGAAGGCGAGCATGTCGACGTCGTCGTGCAGGGCGAGCGCGCGGCCCACGGTGGATCCCCGCCCCGTCACCACGTTCAGCACGCCCGCCGGGATTCCGGCTTCGATCGCGAGCTCGGCGAGCAGCAGCGTCGAGTGCGATGCCTCCACCGGCGGCTTGACGACCACCGAGTTGCCTGCGGCGAGGGCGGGCGCGAGCTTCCAGGTCGCGATCTCGAGCGGGTAGTTCCACGCCACGATCACCGCGACGACGCCGAGCGCCTCGCGCGTGACGAGCGCCGTCGATCCCGGCGGCGTCACGGGGATCAGATCCTCCTGCTTCTCGATGGCCTCGCCGTAGAACCGGTAGAGCGCCGCGGAGCCGGGAGCGTCGATCGTCGCGGCTTCGCGCACCGGCTTGCCCATGTCGAGCGAGTCGTACAGCGCGAACTCGTCGGCCCGCGCCTCGATCAGCCGCGCGAGTTCGAGCAGGCGCTCGCGCCGGTGGCCGGCGCCCGCGCGCGACCAGGCGCCGGATGCGTAGGTGCGCCGGGCCGATGCGACCGCCGTGTCGACGTCCGCCTCGGTGCAGGCGTGGATCTGCGACAGCACGGCTCCCGTCGCCGGGTTGGTCTTCGCGATGGTCTGCCCCGAGCTCCCGTCGACCCGGGCGCCGTCGATCACCGGCCTGCCGTCGAAGGGGAGCGCGGCCGCTGCGGCCTGCCATTCTGCGTGAGTCTGGGTCATGACCGGTCTCCTTCGGCGAGGGTGTTCGTGGTGTTGGTGGTGCTGGTGCTGGGGGTGTCGGTGCTGGTGGTCTTCGAGGCCGCGGCGGCCGGGGTGCCCGGCGCAGTGCGGAGGTCGGGGATCGTGACGGTCGCGGTCTCGAGATCCTGCGCCTTGAGCAGCGAGATGCCGCGGGTCTCGGGCAGGCTGAGCACGGTCACCAAGCCGACGAGGCCGACGCCGACCAGAAAGTATCCGGGAACGAGCTGGTCGCCGGTCGCGTCGATGAGCCAGGTCAGCAGGTACGGCGCGGTGCCGGCGAACAGCGCGGCGGTGACGGCGTAGGCGATCGAGAGGCCGGTCTGACGCGTACGGGTCGGGAAGAGTTCGACGACGGTGACGGCGTGCGTGCCGAGCACGATCGCGAGGATCAGGGCGAGACCGAGCGTCGACGCGAACGTCGCCCACGGCGCGGGATCGTTCATCAGCATGAACAGCGGCACGGAGAGCACGGTGAGCGCGATCGCCGCCGTGAGCAGCACGGGCTTGCGCCCGACGCGATCCGAGAGGATGCCCGCGAGGGGCACGACGATGAGCCCGAGCGCGGAGGCGAGCGTCGAGAGGAGCGCGGCACTGCCGGCGTCGATGCCGACGGTGACCTCCTGGTAGGTGAGCAGGTACACGAGCACGACGTAGAACGTCACGTTCATGAAGATCTCCATGCCGCAGGTCTGGATGAACTCCTTGAGGTTGCGCTGGAAGACCTCGGCGACGGGGGCGTGCGAGACGGTCTCGAGCTGCTGCAGCTGCTGGAACTCGGGGGTGTCCTCGATCTTGCGGCGGATGTAGAGGCCGATGAAGCCGAGCGGCACCGTGACGAGGAATGGGATGCGCCAGGCCCAGTCGGCGATCTGCTGCGGGTCGAAGGCGAGGTTGAGCAGGAAGACGACGAACGAGGCGAGCAGGAACCCGAGGAGGCTCCCGAACTCGAGCCAGCTGACGCCGAAGCCGCGGCGCTTCGCGGGCGAGAACTCGCCGAGGAAGGCGGCGGCGCTGCCGAACTCGCCCCCGGCCGCAAGGCCCTGCACGATGCGCGTCATGATGAGCAGGATCGGAGCGGCGATGCCGATGGCGGAGTAGCCGGGCAGGATGCCGAGCACGAGCGTCGACAGCGCCATCGCGAGAATCACGATGGAGAGCGTCTGCTTGCGCCCGAGCCGGTCGCCGAGGCGCCCGAAGATGATCGCGCCGATCGGTCGCACGAGGAAGGAGACGGCGAAGACGGCGAAGGTCGCGAGCAGGCCCGCGGTCGCGCTCTCCTCGGGGAAGAACACGGACGCGATGGTGCCGGCGAGGTACGCGTAGACGGCCCAGTCGAACCAGTGCACGAGCACGCCGATGGCGCCGGCGGCGACGCTCTTGCGCAGGCTCTTGCGGTCGACGAGTTCGCTGAGTTCTCGGATGGGTTCGGAGGTCGACATCGACGATTCCTTTGCTGCTGGGAGGAGTGATGGGTCGCGAGGGCATCGCGGATCGCGCGCGTGCGATCGGCGCACCGCGCTCGGCGTGCGGCGCGCCTCCGCATTCCGCGGCCCGCGGGGGCGGCTCGGCGGCTGCGGGCGGCGGCTACCCGGATCCGCCGCGCGCCCGGGCCACGTCGAGCGCGGTCCAGGCGAGCGCGGTGGCGCCGTCGCGCAGCGCTCGCTCGGCTGCGGGGCCGACGCAGGCCTCGGCGAAGGCGGGCTGGTGGTTCGACGCGGTGCCGCCGACGCCGATGTAGGGGTGGATCGCGTCGACGACCGCCGAGACGTTGCCCATGTCGGTCGAGGCGCGGTTCATGGTGGCCGCCTCGGGCGGCACGTCGAAGTCGCGCCCGAGCGCGATCGCGTTGCGGCGGTACGCCTCGAGCGCCTCGACGTCGGTGCGCATCTCGGCGTACCGTTCGCTCTCGGGGGTGATGGTGAGGGTCGTGCCCGTGGCGAGCGCGCC
It encodes the following:
- a CDS encoding aldehyde dehydrogenase family protein, producing the protein MTQTHAEWQAAAAALPFDGRPVIDGARVDGSSGQTIAKTNPATGAVLSQIHACTEADVDTAVASARRTYASGAWSRAGAGHRRERLLELARLIEARADEFALYDSLDMGKPVREAATIDAPGSAALYRFYGEAIEKQEDLIPVTPPGSTALVTREALGVVAVIVAWNYPLEIATWKLAPALAAGNSVVVKPPVEASHSTLLLAELAIEAGIPAGVLNVVTGRGSTVGRALALHDDVDMLAFTGSTEVAKQLQQYAGQSNLKRLALEAGGKSANLIFADCDDLRAAAEKAAFGSFYNQGEVCSANSRIFVEREVYEEFLALYAEAARAYAPGDPLDPASGIGALVSERHADEVWATIERARRDGRIAAGGARPEINGSRAFIEPTIVTDVPADHELHTREIFGPVAVVAPFDTEEEAIARANETPYGLAASLWTGSLSRAHRVSQRLVAGTVSVNTVDALGFTTPFGGFKQSGFGRDLSVHALENYTDYKTTWLQWG
- a CDS encoding MFS transporter gives rise to the protein MSTSEPIRELSELVDRKSLRKSVAAGAIGVLVHWFDWAVYAYLAGTIASVFFPEESATAGLLATFAVFAVSFLVRPIGAIIFGRLGDRLGRKQTLSIVILAMALSTLVLGILPGYSAIGIAAPILLIMTRIVQGLAAGGEFGSAAAFLGEFSPAKRRGFGVSWLEFGSLLGFLLASFVVFLLNLAFDPQQIADWAWRIPFLVTVPLGFIGLYIRRKIEDTPEFQQLQQLETVSHAPVAEVFQRNLKEFIQTCGMEIFMNVTFYVVLVYLLTYQEVTVGIDAGSAALLSTLASALGLIVVPLAGILSDRVGRKPVLLTAAIALTVLSVPLFMLMNDPAPWATFASTLGLALILAIVLGTHAVTVVELFPTRTRQTGLSIAYAVTAALFAGTAPYLLTWLIDATGDQLVPGYFLVGVGLVGLVTVLSLPETRGISLLKAQDLETATVTIPDLRTAPGTPAAAASKTTSTDTPSTSTTNTTNTLAEGDRS
- a CDS encoding aspartate aminotransferase family protein; protein product: MTLQPETIAERAPESEVPSGIAEIAKRHLVMNFTPAGKYRDDELPVFVRGEHCSVFDESGRRFFDGLAGLFCVQLGYTHGAEVGDAVREQLAALPYQTTWSVTHPPAALLAQKIAELAPGDLNRVFFASGGGESNEAAIKLARQYHITRGDHARYKFIARRVAYHGTSFGAMSLNGMTDVRKMFEPLMNGVRHTHNTKRYRRPEGETAEQTTAFLLAELESLIVQEGADTIAAIIMEPLQNAGGSLTPPTPEYFAGVRRLCDTHGILLIADEVITGYGRLGSWFGSAHYGFQPDMITFAKGIASAYMPLGGVIASDRIIETVLDGPVGMFNHALTYGGHPVACAAALKNLEIMEREGVVENVAALSPYLGEKLGELAEKHAGIVGDLRGDGFHRSFELVTDHAAKRWSAEALPAADFVSGHLNPALAEVGLLCRVAIDAEGNPLVQVSPPLVMTRDDIDELASLLDRAFTLASDRAGL